A genomic window from Dehalococcoidia bacterium includes:
- the efp gene encoding elongation factor P: MTISSGEIKRNMTILLQDEIYQILEWQHRQAPKAPPTLTLKLRHIQTGNVYEKKVPGNQKLQLAPTEIREAQYLYKDKDMYVFMDNVNFEQYELNNELIGNAEKFLSEGNNISIIFLESTPLAIELPTSIIMTVENTDVGLKGDTQSGATKPATTTSGLTLQVPLFIEEGQKINVSTNDGSYLGRS, translated from the coding sequence ATGACCATATCTTCAGGTGAAATAAAAAGAAATATGACTATTTTATTGCAAGATGAAATATATCAAATTTTAGAATGGCAGCATAGACAAGCACCAAAGGCTCCTCCCACTCTAACACTAAAACTAAGACATATTCAAACAGGCAATGTATATGAAAAAAAAGTTCCTGGAAATCAGAAATTACAATTAGCTCCAACAGAAATAAGAGAGGCTCAATATCTTTATAAAGATAAGGATATGTATGTGTTTATGGATAATGTAAATTTTGAACAGTATGAGCTAAATAATGAACTAATAGGTAATGCTGAAAAGTTTTTATCTGAAGGAAATAATATCTCAATAATTTTTCTAGAATCAACACCATTAGCTATTGAACTACCGACATCTATTATAATGACTGTAGAAAATACAGATGTCGGACTAAAAGGAGATACTCAATCTGGAGCTACTAAACCTGCAACTACAACATCAGGATTAACGCTTCAGGTACCTTTATTTATTGAAGAAGGTCAAAAAATAAATGTTTCAACTAATGATGGGTCTTACTTAGGAAGATCATAA
- a CDS encoding ATP-dependent Clp protease proteolytic subunit has protein sequence MIPSVIETTSRGDRATYDIFSLLLKERIIFLGTPVNDFVSNTIVAQLLYLSREDPEKDINLYINSPGGSVYAGLSIYDTMQMIPNDVCTYSVGLSASMGVVLLTAGAKGKRYALPNSTMMMHSVSGGGGGTIADVEINFREMQRINEKLAKIMSTHTGQSLSKIRKDEDRDFWLDAEQAVDYGVVDEVIYPEGTKSKSTKK, from the coding sequence ATAATTCCTTCAGTAATTGAAACTACTTCAAGAGGTGACAGGGCTACCTATGATATATTTTCACTACTGCTCAAAGAAAGGATTATTTTTTTAGGAACGCCTGTAAATGATTTTGTTTCAAATACTATAGTTGCTCAATTACTATATTTATCTAGGGAAGATCCTGAAAAAGATATAAATCTTTATATCAACTCGCCTGGAGGTTCTGTCTATGCAGGTTTGTCTATATATGACACTATGCAAATGATACCTAATGATGTTTGTACATATTCGGTTGGATTATCAGCTAGTATGGGTGTTGTTTTATTGACTGCAGGTGCCAAAGGAAAAAGATATGCTCTTCCAAACTCAACTATGATGATGCACAGTGTTTCTGGTGGTGGTGGAGGTACTATTGCTGATGTTGAAATAAATTTCAGAGAGATGCAAAGGATTAACGAAAAATTAGCTAAAATAATGTCTACTCACACAGGTCAATCCCTATCAAAAATAAGAAAAGATGAAGACAGAGATTTTTGGCTTGATGCAGAGCAGGCTGTTGATTATGGAGTGGTAGATGAAGTTATTTATCCTGAAGGGACCAAATCTAAATCAACTAAAAAATAA
- the clpX gene encoding ATP-dependent Clp protease ATP-binding subunit ClpX, whose product MQCTLCNKYYNLPEEIRAFPGERFGYPKVSLYFCVNCFDYIQSGFDTISEEFYSDDNDNQFGFTKTPKEIFDLLGEYVIGQSHAKKVLSVAVYNHYKRLMSENDEDVEIQKSNILLVGSTGSGKTYLAQTLSKILDVPFSISDATSLTEAGYVGEDVENILLSLYQASDGDIERTQKGIIYIDEIDKIAKKGANASLTKELGEGTQQSLLKILEGTVVNVPRKGGRKHPEQDFLQIDTTGILFILGGAFEGLNSIIDQRLNDKSIGFENISSKKITPQVEGKVETEDILKFGFIPEFVGRIASMVSLRDLTHSDLLRILKEPKNSLIKQYQKLFSLDEVDLIFEESALDLVAKEALDQKNGARALKSILEKLLLDVMFEIPNSNDISKCVVKYDKENNRNIFDLISDEGTILRTDNTRKAA is encoded by the coding sequence ATGCAGTGTACACTTTGCAATAAATATTACAACTTACCAGAAGAAATAAGGGCCTTCCCTGGAGAACGTTTCGGATATCCTAAAGTTTCACTTTATTTTTGTGTAAATTGTTTTGACTATATTCAATCTGGCTTTGACACAATCTCTGAAGAATTTTATTCTGATGATAATGATAATCAATTTGGATTCACTAAAACTCCAAAAGAAATCTTTGATTTATTGGGTGAATATGTTATTGGTCAAAGTCATGCTAAAAAGGTTCTTTCTGTAGCAGTTTATAACCACTATAAAAGATTGATGTCAGAAAACGATGAAGATGTGGAAATTCAAAAATCAAACATCCTTTTGGTTGGATCTACAGGTTCAGGTAAAACTTATCTTGCTCAAACACTTTCAAAAATTTTAGATGTTCCATTTAGTATTTCAGATGCAACCTCCCTAACTGAAGCTGGATATGTAGGTGAAGACGTAGAAAACATTCTTCTAAGTTTATATCAAGCATCAGATGGTGATATTGAAAGAACTCAAAAAGGGATAATATACATTGACGAAATTGATAAGATCGCAAAAAAAGGTGCAAATGCCTCATTAACTAAAGAATTAGGTGAAGGAACCCAACAATCACTTCTAAAAATTTTAGAAGGCACCGTTGTAAATGTTCCTAGAAAAGGTGGCAGAAAGCATCCAGAGCAAGATTTTTTACAGATTGACACAACAGGTATTTTATTTATACTAGGGGGTGCATTCGAAGGTTTAAATTCTATAATTGACCAAAGATTAAATGATAAATCTATAGGCTTTGAAAATATATCAAGTAAGAAAATAACTCCTCAAGTTGAAGGCAAAGTTGAAACTGAAGATATCTTAAAGTTCGGATTTATACCTGAATTCGTAGGTCGTATTGCTTCTATGGTCAGCTTGAGAGACTTGACTCACTCAGACTTATTAAGAATTTTGAAAGAACCTAAAAATTCATTAATAAAACAATATCAAAAGCTATTTAGTCTTGATGAAGTTGATCTAATATTTGAGGAATCTGCTTTAGATCTTGTTGCTAAAGAAGCTTTAGATCAAAAAAATGGTGCAAGGGCCTTAAAATCAATACTCGAAAAACTTTTATTAGATGTAATGTTTGAAATACCAAACTCTAATGATATATCTAAATGTGTTGTAAAGTATGATAAGGAAAATAATAGAAATATATTTGATTTGATATCTGATGAGGGTACTATCTTAAGAACTGATAATACGAGAAAAGCAGCATAA